A stretch of Megalobrama amblycephala isolate DHTTF-2021 linkage group LG14, ASM1881202v1, whole genome shotgun sequence DNA encodes these proteins:
- the rergla gene encoding ras-related and estrogen-regulated growth inhibitor-like protein → MNDIKVAVLGSEGVGKSALIVRFLTRRFIGEYASSSECIYRKRMSIDGRQLNLELYDPCSQPCEGKSTLNEQIHWADGFVVVYDISDRSSFFTAKAIVHLIRELHLGGTKRDSDSVIFLVGNKQDLCHMREVDREEGQRLASESRCQFYELSAAEHYQEVVLMFSKIVRNASLGGKAKERRRRPSGSKSMAKLINNVFGKRRKSV, encoded by the exons ATGAATGACATAAAAGTTGCAGTTCTGGGATCCGAGGGTGTCGGAAAATCag CACTTATTGTTCGATTTCTAACCAGGCGATTCATTGGAGAGTATGCGTCATCATCAG AGTGCATTTACAGAAAGCGCATGTCTATTGATGGAAGACAGCTTAATCTTGAACTTTATGACCCCTGTTCTCAG CCGTGCGAGGGGAAATCCACTCTCAATGAGCAGATCCACTGGGCCGACGGTTTTGTGGTCGTTTACGACATCAGCGATCGTTCCTCCTTCTTCACTGCCAAAGCCATAGTGCACCTGATCCgagagcttcacctgggagggaCTAAAAG GGACTCAGACTCTGTGATTTTCCTTGTGGGCAATAAGCAAGACTTGTGTCACATGCGGGAGGTGGACAGAGAGGAAGGCCAGAGGCTTGCGTCCGAGAGCCGCTGCCAGTTTTACGAGCTGTCTGCTGCGGAGCACTACCAGGAGGTGGTGCTCATGTTCTCCAAGATTGTGCGCAATGCCAGTCTGGGAGGCAAAGCCAAGGAGCGCCGCCGGCGGCCCAGCGGTTCAAAGTCCATGGCCAAACTCATCAACAACGTCTTCGGAAAACGGCGGAAATCTGTTTGA